A genomic window from Pseudomonas cavernicola includes:
- the rplS gene encoding 50S ribosomal protein L19, producing the protein MTNKIILQLEAEQMSKVIPPFAPGDTVVVQVKVKEGDRSRLQAFEGVVIAKRNRGVNSAFTVRKISNGVGVERTFQTYSPLVDSLAVKRRGDVRKAKLYYLRDLSGKAARIKEKLA; encoded by the coding sequence ATGACTAACAAAATTATTCTGCAACTCGAAGCAGAGCAGATGAGCAAAGTGATTCCTCCTTTTGCTCCGGGCGACACCGTAGTCGTTCAGGTTAAAGTGAAAGAAGGCGATCGTTCGCGTTTGCAAGCGTTCGAGGGCGTGGTAATTGCCAAGCGTAACCGTGGTGTGAACAGTGCTTTCACTGTTCGTAAAATTTCCAACGGTGTTGGCGTTGAGCGTACCTTCCAGACTTACAGCCCGCTGGTTGATAGCCTGGCTGTGAAGCGTCGTGGTGACGTGCGTAAAGCCAAGCTTTACTACCTGCGTGACCTGTCCGGCAAGGCAGCACGTATCAAGGAAAAACTGGCTTAA
- the trmD gene encoding tRNA (guanosine(37)-N1)-methyltransferase TrmD — translation MASLRVEVISLFPEMFAAISEYGITSRAVKQGLLQLTCWNPRNYTEDRHQTVDDRPFGGGPGMVMKIKPLEGALADAKQAAGEKAKVIYLSPQGRQLKQSAVRELAKEEALILIAGRYEGIDERFIEAHVDEEWSIGDYVLSGGELPAMVLIDAVTRLLPGALGHADSAEEDSFTDGLLDCPHYTRPEVYADKRVPDVLLSGNHAHIRRWRLQQSLGRTSERRADLLESRSLSGEEKKLLAEYLRQRDDS, via the coding sequence ATGGCTAGCCTGCGCGTCGAAGTCATCAGTCTGTTCCCGGAAATGTTTGCAGCCATCAGCGAATATGGCATTACCAGCCGCGCGGTGAAACAGGGGCTATTGCAGCTGACCTGCTGGAATCCACGGAACTACACCGAAGATCGCCACCAGACGGTGGATGATCGGCCTTTTGGTGGCGGTCCGGGCATGGTGATGAAAATCAAGCCTCTGGAAGGCGCTTTGGCGGATGCCAAGCAAGCCGCCGGAGAGAAGGCGAAGGTGATTTACCTGTCGCCGCAAGGCCGCCAACTGAAGCAGTCGGCGGTCCGCGAACTGGCGAAAGAGGAGGCTTTGATCCTCATCGCCGGGCGTTATGAAGGCATCGATGAGCGTTTCATTGAAGCGCATGTCGATGAAGAGTGGTCGATTGGTGACTACGTACTCTCCGGTGGCGAGCTACCGGCGATGGTCCTGATCGATGCGGTGACGCGTCTGCTGCCCGGTGCATTGGGTCATGCGGATTCGGCTGAGGAAGACTCCTTTACGGATGGCTTGCTCGACTGCCCGCACTACACCCGACCGGAGGTGTATGCGGATAAGCGCGTTCCCGACGTGTTGCTGAGTGGCAATCACGCACATATCCGGCGCTGGCGTTTGCAGCAGTCCCTTGGTCGGACTAGTGAACGGCGCGCCGATCTTCTGGAAAGCCGCTCGCTTTCTGGAGAAGAGAAAAAGCTGTTGGCGGAGTATCTCCGACAACGGGACGATAGTTAA
- the rimM gene encoding ribosome maturation factor RimM (Essential for efficient processing of 16S rRNA), producing MNATPAPADDLIVIGKIVSVHGVRGEVKVFSFTDPIDNLLDYHRWTLRRDGEVRQVELASGRLQNKVLVAKLKGLDDREEARLLAGFEICVLRSLLPDLTDGEYYWYQLKGLKVIDQAGQLLGRIDHLLETGANDVMVVKPCADSLDDRERLLPYTAHCVLTVDLAAGEMRVDWDADF from the coding sequence ATGAACGCGACGCCAGCTCCCGCCGATGATTTGATCGTCATCGGTAAGATTGTTTCGGTGCACGGTGTTCGCGGCGAGGTGAAGGTCTTTTCCTTTACCGATCCGATTGACAACCTGCTGGATTACCATCGCTGGACGCTTAGGCGTGACGGTGAGGTTCGACAGGTTGAGCTTGCCAGCGGGCGCTTGCAGAACAAGGTCCTCGTGGCAAAGCTGAAGGGGCTCGATGACCGTGAAGAGGCACGCCTTCTCGCGGGTTTCGAAATTTGTGTGCTCCGCAGCTTGCTCCCAGATCTGACCGACGGCGAGTACTACTGGTACCAGCTAAAAGGTTTGAAGGTCATCGACCAGGCCGGGCAATTGCTCGGGCGCATCGATCACCTGCTGGAAACTGGCGCTAATGATGTGATGGTGGTCAAGCCCTGTGCAGACAGCCTGGATGATCGTGAACGCTTGCTGCCCTACACGGCGCACTGTGTGTTGACGGTTGATCTGGCGGCCGGCGAGATGCGGGTTGACTGGGATGCGGACTTTTAA
- the rpsP gene encoding 30S ribosomal protein S16 — MVTIRLARGGSKKRPFYHLTVTDSRNARDGRFVERIGFFNPVAAGGEVRLSVDQERATYWLGQGAQPSERVAQLLKDAAKAAA, encoded by the coding sequence ATGGTAACCATCCGTCTTGCCCGTGGCGGCTCCAAGAAGCGCCCGTTTTACCACCTGACCGTGACCGACAGCCGCAATGCGCGCGACGGTCGTTTCGTTGAGCGTATTGGCTTCTTCAACCCGGTTGCCGCTGGTGGTGAAGTGCGTCTGTCCGTTGATCAGGAACGCGCTACCTACTGGCTCGGCCAGGGCGCACAGCCGTCTGAGCGTGTTGCTCAGCTGCTCAAGGATGCCGCTAAGGCAGCAGCCTAA
- the ffh gene encoding signal recognition particle protein, translating into MFENLTDRLSQTLRNVTGKAKLTEDNIKDTLREVRMALLEADVALPVVKDFVNKVKDRAVGTEVSKSLTPGQAFVKIVRAELEELMGAANEDLALNTTPPAVVLMAGLQGAGKTTTVGKLARFLKERKKKTVMVVSADVYRPAAIKQLETLAADIGVTFFPSDLSQKPVAIAEAAIKEAKLKFIDVVIVDTAGRLHIDAEMMAEIQTVHAAIKPIETLFVVDAMTGQDAANTAKAFGEALPLTGVVLTKVDGDARGGAALSVRAITGKPIKFIGMGEKSDALEPFHPDRIASRILGMGDVLSLIEQAEQNLDREKADKLAKKLKKGKGFDLEDFRDQLQQMKSMGGLGGLMDKLPNIGGVNLAQMGNAQGAAEKQFKQMEAIINSMTPGERRDPDVISGSRKRRIAMGSGTQVQDIGRLIKQHKQMQKMMKKVTAKGGMAKMMRGMGGMFPGGMPKM; encoded by the coding sequence ATGTTCGAAAATCTTACCGACCGCCTCTCCCAGACCCTGCGTAATGTCACTGGCAAGGCCAAGCTGACCGAGGACAACATCAAGGATACTTTGCGTGAAGTGCGCATGGCCTTGCTCGAAGCCGACGTCGCGTTGCCGGTGGTCAAAGACTTCGTCAATAAGGTCAAAGACCGCGCAGTCGGCACAGAAGTATCTAAAAGCCTGACGCCGGGGCAGGCCTTCGTGAAGATCGTCCGCGCCGAGCTCGAAGAGCTAATGGGCGCGGCCAACGAAGATCTGGCGCTGAACACAACGCCACCTGCGGTCGTGTTGATGGCGGGCCTGCAAGGTGCGGGTAAGACCACCACGGTCGGCAAGCTGGCGCGCTTTCTGAAAGAGCGCAAAAAGAAGACGGTGATGGTGGTCTCGGCGGACGTTTACCGCCCAGCGGCGATCAAGCAGCTGGAAACCTTGGCTGCCGATATTGGCGTGACCTTCTTCCCCTCGGACCTCAGCCAGAAGCCGGTGGCCATCGCTGAAGCGGCGATCAAGGAAGCCAAGCTCAAGTTCATCGATGTCGTGATCGTCGATACCGCCGGTCGTCTGCATATCGATGCCGAAATGATGGCCGAAATTCAGACGGTTCACGCCGCGATCAAGCCGATCGAGACACTGTTCGTGGTGGATGCCATGACCGGTCAGGACGCGGCCAACACCGCTAAGGCCTTTGGCGAGGCGCTGCCGCTGACTGGCGTAGTGCTGACCAAGGTCGATGGTGACGCTCGTGGCGGCGCAGCACTGTCGGTGCGGGCGATTACCGGCAAGCCGATCAAGTTCATTGGTATGGGCGAGAAGAGCGATGCGCTTGAGCCTTTCCATCCCGATCGTATCGCTTCGCGCATTCTCGGCATGGGGGATGTGCTCAGCCTGATCGAGCAGGCTGAGCAGAACCTCGATCGTGAGAAAGCCGACAAGCTGGCGAAGAAGCTGAAGAAAGGCAAAGGCTTCGATCTGGAAGACTTCCGTGATCAGTTACAACAGATGAAAAGCATGGGCGGCCTCGGTGGGCTGATGGACAAGTTGCCGAATATCGGTGGGGTCAACCTGGCGCAAATGGGTAACGCCCAGGGCGCGGCGGAGAAGCAGTTCAAGCAGATGGAAGCCATCATCAACTCGATGACTCCAGGCGAGCGGCGTGACCCGGACGTGATCAGCGGCTCGCGTAAGCGTCGCATCGCCATGGGTTCCGGCACTCAAGTGCAGGACATTGGGCGATTGATCAAGCAGCACAAGCAAATGCAGAAAATGATGAAAAAGGTCACCGCCAAAGGCGGTATGGCCAAGATGATGCGCGGCATGGGCGGGATGTTCCCTGGCGGCATGCCGAAGATGTAA
- a CDS encoding cytochrome C assembly family protein has translation MHPLLPSLAAACLYAGATAYQGIRLSQRVAPDKRLLTLLGVLALLAHGFSLFIQLITPAGLNLDFFSAASLITASVILLTLLACIRIPVENLLLLLFPLACLTVLLALFVPAGTVQVIDEEPGILVHILLSILAYGMLTIAALQSLLLLLQDHQLKNKHPSGLSKNFPPLQTMESLLFGFLWAGWVLLSLSLLSGWLFLEDLFAQHLAHKTLLAGVAWVIFAVLLWGRHQRGWRGHKAIRWTLAGFCLLMLAYFGSKLVREFILHM, from the coding sequence ATGCACCCTCTGCTGCCCAGCCTCGCTGCCGCCTGCCTATATGCCGGCGCTACGGCCTACCAAGGCATTCGCCTGTCCCAGCGCGTAGCGCCGGACAAACGCTTGCTGACCCTACTCGGCGTCCTCGCCCTGCTCGCCCATGGCTTCAGCCTGTTTATCCAGCTGATCACCCCGGCCGGTCTCAACCTCGACTTCTTCAGCGCCGCTAGTCTGATCACGGCTTCGGTGATCCTCTTGACGCTGCTGGCGTGCATACGGATTCCTGTGGAGAACCTGCTCCTGCTGCTGTTCCCACTGGCCTGCTTAACAGTTTTGCTAGCGCTATTTGTCCCAGCCGGCACGGTGCAAGTGATTGACGAAGAGCCTGGCATCCTGGTGCATATCCTATTGTCGATCCTGGCTTACGGCATGCTGACCATCGCTGCACTCCAGTCGCTGCTGTTGCTGCTGCAGGATCACCAACTGAAGAATAAACACCCGTCCGGCCTGAGCAAAAACTTCCCGCCGCTACAAACCATGGAAAGCCTGCTGTTCGGTTTTCTCTGGGCCGGCTGGGTGCTGCTGTCGTTGTCGCTGCTGTCCGGCTGGCTGTTCCTCGAAGACCTATTCGCCCAGCATCTGGCACATAAAACCTTGCTCGCCGGCGTGGCGTGGGTGATTTTTGCCGTGCTGCTGTGGGGCCGGCATCAGCGCGGCTGGCGCGGGCACAAGGCCATTCGCTGGACGCTGGCCGGCTTCTGCCTGCTGATGCTGGCGTATTTCGGCAGCAAGCTGGTACGCGAATTCATTCTGCACATGTAG
- a CDS encoding HlyC/CorC family transporter, translating to MYDLNPAFLIGLLVFLIACSAFFSSSETGMLSLNRYRLRNLAKQGHRGAKRASTLLNRPDRLLGIILVGNTFVNIFAAAIATALAIQLWGDAGIAIATVALTIILLIFGEIAPKTLAILRPEAVAYPTSLPLMLLLKILSPLVWLLNGVSNGLLKLCGVDPSSKRNDGLTTEELRSVVRESSHELPQNRQSMLLGILDLETVTVNDIMIPRNEVAGIDLEDSLEDIITQLRTTPHTRLPVFRNDINQIEGVVHMRQIARLLTHDQLTKEALSQASHEPYFVPESTPLSIQLVNFQKHKRRIGIVVDEYGDVLGIVTLEDILEEIVGDFSNQDALRSPDIHPQDDGTQVIDGAAYIREVNKALGWSLPCDGPKTLNGLITEALESIPESAVCLKIGPYRLEILQSTDNRVKSVRVWRPTPIAQPTPQSESD from the coding sequence GTGTACGACTTAAATCCTGCGTTCCTGATTGGCTTGCTGGTATTCCTGATTGCTTGCTCGGCGTTTTTCTCCAGCTCCGAAACCGGCATGCTCAGCCTCAACCGCTATCGCCTGCGGAATTTGGCCAAGCAAGGACATCGTGGCGCCAAGCGTGCCAGCACCTTGCTGAACCGCCCGGATCGCCTGCTTGGGATCATTTTGGTTGGCAACACCTTCGTCAACATTTTCGCCGCCGCGATCGCCACCGCCCTGGCCATACAGTTGTGGGGCGATGCAGGCATCGCGATCGCCACCGTGGCACTCACCATCATCCTGCTGATTTTCGGTGAAATCGCCCCAAAAACGCTGGCCATCCTGCGCCCGGAAGCGGTCGCCTACCCCACCAGCCTGCCGCTTATGCTGCTCTTGAAGATTCTTTCGCCGCTGGTGTGGCTACTCAATGGCGTAAGTAATGGCCTGCTCAAGCTGTGTGGTGTCGACCCGAGCAGCAAACGCAATGACGGCCTGACCACCGAAGAGCTGCGCAGCGTGGTGCGCGAATCGAGTCACGAGCTGCCGCAGAACCGCCAGAGCATGCTGCTCGGCATTCTCGACCTGGAAACCGTCACGGTGAACGACATCATGATCCCGCGCAATGAAGTCGCCGGGATCGATCTGGAAGATTCACTGGAAGACATCATTACCCAACTGCGCACCACGCCCCACACGCGATTGCCGGTGTTTCGCAACGACATCAACCAGATCGAGGGCGTGGTGCATATGCGCCAGATCGCCCGCCTGCTGACCCACGACCAACTGACTAAAGAAGCCCTCAGCCAAGCCAGCCACGAACCGTATTTCGTCCCGGAAAGCACGCCGCTGTCGATTCAGCTGGTCAATTTCCAGAAGCACAAGCGGCGCATCGGCATCGTTGTCGACGAGTATGGCGATGTGCTCGGCATCGTCACCCTGGAAGACATCCTCGAAGAAATCGTCGGCGACTTCAGCAATCAGGACGCCCTGCGTAGCCCGGACATTCACCCGCAGGACGACGGCACCCAGGTCATCGACGGCGCGGCCTATATCCGCGAAGTGAACAAGGCGCTGGGCTGGAGCCTGCCCTGCGATGGTCCCAAGACCCTCAACGGCCTGATCACCGAGGCACTGGAAAGCATTCCAGAGAGTGCCGTCTGCCTGAAGATCGGCCCGTACCGCCTGGAAATCCTGCAATCCACAGACAATCGAGTGAAGAGCGTGCGGGTCTGGCGGCCCACACCAATCGCTCAGCCCACACCGCAAAGCGAATCAGACTGA
- a CDS encoding SGNH/GDSL hydrolase family protein, which produces MRSWRGWAWWAVALPLLPVLLPLALQTRRSALRLAPAAGPTHGLAGVAFPAAPLRLLLLGESTVAGVGVSCLDFALVGQLASALAERLGRPVSWRALGENGITAEQACRHWLPLAQEPPADLVVLVFGVNDTTQCSSSRTWHNALERLINHFRAQGAQVVCTAVPPLQHFSALPWLLRQLLGWRASLLDNQLCLLAQRLGAAYCPAAVTMRKDYLAIDGYHPSVLGYRVWGEALALWLSEEPN; this is translated from the coding sequence TTGAGATCTTGGCGCGGCTGGGCCTGGTGGGCGGTCGCGCTGCCACTGTTGCCGGTGCTGCTGCCGCTAGCGCTGCAGACTCGACGTAGCGCATTGCGTCTTGCTCCGGCCGCGGGTCCGACTCATGGATTGGCAGGTGTGGCGTTTCCAGCTGCGCCGCTGCGTCTGTTGTTGCTCGGGGAGTCTACGGTAGCGGGGGTTGGCGTTTCGTGTCTGGATTTTGCCTTGGTGGGGCAACTGGCGAGCGCTCTGGCTGAACGGCTGGGGCGGCCAGTGTCATGGCGGGCATTGGGCGAGAATGGCATCACGGCCGAGCAGGCCTGCAGGCACTGGCTGCCCTTGGCGCAGGAGCCGCCCGCCGATTTGGTGGTGTTGGTGTTTGGCGTCAACGACACCACGCAGTGCAGCTCTTCGCGTACCTGGCATAACGCTCTCGAGCGGTTGATTAATCATTTCCGTGCGCAGGGCGCGCAAGTGGTCTGTACCGCGGTGCCACCCCTGCAGCATTTCAGCGCTTTACCCTGGCTATTGCGGCAGTTGCTCGGTTGGCGTGCAAGCCTGCTCGATAACCAGTTGTGCCTGCTTGCGCAGCGGTTGGGCGCGGCGTATTGCCCCGCAGCAGTCACCATGCGCAAGGATTACCTTGCGATCGACGGTTATCACCCGTCGGTGCTTGGTTATCGGGTTTGGGGAGAGGCGCTGGCGCTGTGGCTGAGTGAAGAGCCCAACTAA